The Henckelia pumila isolate YLH828 chromosome 2, ASM3356847v2, whole genome shotgun sequence genome includes a window with the following:
- the LOC140878829 gene encoding uncharacterized protein, with amino-acid sequence MTTDTTLLVHKCEGCQRHGRSINHPATILKPIMTACPFDKWDMDIVGPFPTAPTQKKFLIVAIYYFSKWVEAEALARITETNVLRFLWRNIVCRFGVPRDENCSILYLCGLPPSKRANREAVLPAVIGASSAWVLGYGEENTDRRAADLDIIEETRERALIRMEAYWGRMTRAYNKRVRLRNFQVGELVSRKAQPTREVGKLDPKCEGPLKITQKTTAGAYYLEDDQGRSIKRPWNIYHLKKYYA; translated from the exons ATGACAACAGACACGACTTTGCTGGTTCACAAGTGTGAAGGATGTCAGAGGCATGGGCGTTCCATCAACCACCCCGCGACTATACTCAAGCCAATCATGACCGCATGCCCATTTGATAAATGGGATATGGATATTGTGGGACCCTTCCCCACCGCCCCAACGCAGAAGAAGTTCTTAATTGTGGCTATTTATTACTTCTCCAAATGGGTGGAAGCGGAGGCATTGGCGCGAATTACCGAGACAAATGTGTTGAGATTCCTATGGAGGAATATAGTGTGCAGATTCGGGGTGCCTCG AGATGAAAATTGCTCAATCCTTTACCTCTGTGGCTTACCCCCAAGCAAACGAGCAAATAGAG AGGCTGTGCTACCGGCGGTGATAGGAGCCTCTTCCGCTTGGGTCCTCGGGTATGGTGAGGAAAATACTGATCGCAGAGCGGCGGATCTTGACATTATTGAAGAAACCAGGGAGCGGGCTCTGATCAGGATGGAGGCTTATTGGGGTCGTATGACTAGGGCATATAATAAGAGAGTAAGGCTTCGGAATTTCCAGGTGGGAGAGTTAGTGTCGCGGAAAGCTCAGCCGACCAGGGAAGTAGGGAAGCTTGATCCAAAATGCGAAGGACCCCTCAAGATTACACAAAAAACTACGGCGGGAGCTTATTACTTGGAGGATGACCAGGGCCGTTCTATAAAACGACCTTGGAATATTTACCACTTGAAGAAATATTATGCTTAG
- the LOC140878830 gene encoding uncharacterized protein gives MAPYEALYGRRCRTPLHWDEVGERAVLGQDIMTQTVDVIAKIRDRMLTAQSRQKSYADQRRRDLEFEVGDHVFLNVSPWKVKCTPDLSYEEMPVQILDRQVRRLRNREILMVKVLWSNQLVEEATWKTEQDMRARYPELFDLVTPYYNNIAANALVLTDDD, from the exons atggctccttatgaggcaCTGTATGGGAGAAGGTGTAGAACTCCCTTGCactgggatgaagttggagagaGAGCTGTTTTGGGACAAGATATAATGACTCAAACGGTGGATGTAATAGCTAAGATCAGAgacagaatgttgacagctCAAAGTCGACAGAAAAGTTACGCCGACCAGCGACgtagagatttggagtttgaagtAGGTGACCATGTATTTTTAAATGTGTCACCATGGAAAG TGAAATGTACGCCAGACTTGTCCTACGAGGAGATGCCTGTTCAAATATTGGACAGACAAGTTCGTAGGTTGAGAAACAGAGAGATTCTAATGGTGAAAGTATTATGGAGCAACCAGTtggttgaagaagctacttggaaaACAGAACAAGATATGCGAGCACGCTATCCTGAACTGTTTg ATTTAGTTACTCCATACTATAATAATATTGCTGCAAATGCTTTAGTCTTGACTGACGATGATTGA
- the LOC140878831 gene encoding uncharacterized protein encodes MGMILSKNRKRKEPVTKGENNKGLVRRGRNKLQLRGDRSSSSAKTPIRRNLRDRISRMPMLQGRRMHLSVKSVGSHTQNPRHFAKDCPQSKDPIRGRVFAMTHDQVDPDSAIVTGMIRIAGLPAFMLIDSGATHSFISVNFMMKLGVLPDESISKFCVSLPSGEELESSSVVRNCKVQMQSLVLCADFIVLKMVDFDAIFGMDWLSRHEAIIDCKRKTVSLKDQDGKPFAFRTTSKKSALGMISAGTAWQLLSNGCTGFLASLIGDLEVQRPKLVEVEVVKDFPEVFPDDVAGLPPVREVEFGIELLPGTKPASKAPELNQVTVKNRYTLPRIDDLLDQLQGAEVFSKIDLRSGYHQLKVKDADVQKTAFRTRYVHYEFLGGASSALGYGVANFERKATSFIELKERLISAPVLAIPEGTGRFVVYTDASKSGLGAVLMQDDKVIAYASRQLKVHERNYPTHDLELAAVVFSLKLWRHYLYGERSDALSRKSATLNQLTVQQELIAEFERMSLEVFEPMEVCTLAALTVVPSLLERIRVGQASDEQLTLWRNRDEAKGGTLYTVKDEIVHHRGRMCVPAVDSLRVEVMTEAHTVPYSIHPGSKN; translated from the exons ATGGGAATGATATTATCAAAGAATCGCAAGCGAAAAGAGCCAGTTACCAAGGGAGAGAACAACAAGGGTCTAGTCAGAAGAGGCCGTAACAAGCTCCAGCTCAGAGGAgaccgcagcagcagcagcgcCAAAACCCCAATCAGGCGCAACCTTAGGGACAGAATCAGCCGAATGCCAATGCTCCAAGGCCGGCGAATGCACCTATCTGTCAAAAGTGTGGGAAGTCACACTCAG AATCCAAGGCATTTCGCCAAGGATTGCCCACAGTCAAAGGATCCTATCAGGGGAAGAGTGTTTGCTATGACTCACGATCAGGTTGACCCAGATTCTGCAATTGTCACAGGTATGATCCGTATCGCTGGTTTACCTGCTTTCATGTTGATTGATTCAGGAGCTACGCACTCTTTTATATCtgttaattttatgatgaaattgGGGGTCTTGCCGGATGAatctatttcaaaattttgtgtgTCGTTACCCTCAGGAGAAGAACTGGAAAGTAGTAGTGTGGTAAGAAATTGCAAGGTTCAGATGCAGAGTCTAGTTTTGTGTgcagattttattgttttgaaaatGGTGGATTTCGATGCGATTTTTGGGATGGACTGGTTGTCTCGGCATGAGGCTATTATTGACTGCAAACGGAAAACTGTCTCATTGAAAGATCAGGACGGGAAACCGTTTGCGTTCCGCACTACCTCTAAGAAGAGCGCACTAGGTATGATTTCTGCAGGAACAGCCTGGCAATTATTGAGTAATGGGTGTACAGGCTTTCTTGCGAGTCTTATTGGTGATCTGGAGGTACAGCGACCGAAACTTGTGGAAGTGGAGGTAGTGAAGGACTTTCCAGAAGTTTTTCCCGATGATGTTGCGGGATTGCCTCCAGTCAGGGAAGTTGAATTTGGGATAGAATTGTTGCCTGGAACTAAGCCAgcttctaaggcacc aGAACTGAACCAAGTTACAGTGAAGAACAGATATACTTTGcccagaatagatgacttgttagACCAATTGCAAGGGGCAGAGGTGTTCTCAAAAATTGATCTGCGAtcaggttaccatcagctgaaggTAAAGGATGCAGATGTGCAGAAGACAGCATTTAGGACTCGCTATGtccactatgagttcttg GGAGGAGCATCGTCAGCACTTGGCTACGGTgttgcaaattttgaaagaaaagcaact AGCTTTATAGAATTGAAGGAAAGACTGATTTCAGCGCCAGTGCTAGCAATTCCCGAAGGCACGGGTCGCTTTGTGGTTTATACCGATGCTTCTAAGAGTGGATTAGGAGCAGTGCTGATGCAGGATGATAAAGTAATAGCATATGCATCTCGACAGCTGAAGGTCCATGAGAGGAATTACCCaactcatgatcttgagttggcGGCAGTTGTTTTTTCTTTGAAGCTATGGAGACACTACTTGTACGGCGAAAGgt cagatgccttgagtcgcaagtctGCAACATTGAACCAATTGACAGTGCAGCAGGAGTTGATTGCTGAATTTGAACGTATGAGTTTGGAGGTATTTGAACCAATGGAGGTATGCACTCTAGCAGCCTTAACAGTAGTACCTAGTTTGCTTGAGAGAATCAGAGTAGGCCAAGCTTCTGATGAACAGTTGACGTTGTGGAGGAACAGAGATGAAGCCAAGGGTGGTACATTGTACACTGTCAAAGATGAGATTGTTCATCACCGAGGTAGAATGTGTGTGCCAGCAGTAGACTCATTGAGAGTGGAAGTGATGACTGAAGCCCATACTGTTCCatattccattcatccaggaa GTAAAAATTGA